Below is a genomic region from Syntrophorhabdales bacterium.
TTCATCAGGTTGTCAATGCTTTATTGTGCGAGATAAAAGGGAAAATTGGCGCGGGCGCCTTGACAAAAACGGCAAATAAACGTATGTTGCAGAATTTGATTTGACGTGTGAGGTGAAACATGGGTGATACGAACGCAGGGGCCTTTGCCGCACGCGAAAAGCGGGTCAGGGATGCCGTAGAGTTAAAAATTTCCGACAGGATTCCCATTATAGTCCGTTACGGCTTTTTCCCCGCCCGCTATGCTGGTATTACCATGCAGGAGTTCATGTATGATGCGGAGAAACTATGGGATTCGCAATGGAAAACGATAGCGGACTTTCCGTCGGACATGGTGCAAAATCCCTACCCCGCCCGTCTTCTGGGCCCGCTCCTTGACATACTTGATTCAAACCAGGTCAAATGGCCCGGCGGCACGTTGCCGTCAGACATCTCCTTTCAGTTTGTCGAAGAAGAGTACGTGAAAGCAGAAGAGTATCCCGCACTCCTGTCAGACCCATCTGATTTCATTGTCAGGCGCTATTGGCCGAGAATATTTGGCGCCCTCAAGGGACTTGAAAACCTTACCCCCCTCCACGGTATGCTCAGCTACAGCAGTCTTGTGGCTGATACGGCGGCTTTCGGAATGGCCGAGGTGGCGAATGCGCTGGATGCTTTGAAGAAAGCGGGTGAGCAATCCAGAAACGTTGCGGCCTACGGCAGAAAGTTTACTCAACGGGCAAAAGAGCTCGGCTTCCCTATCGAGATGGGAGCGAGCACTCAGGCTCCATTCGACACCATTGGCGATTTTTTCAGGGGTACAAAAGGCATCATGCTTGATATGTACCGGCGGCCCGACATGGTGCTCAAAGCCTGTGAAACCTTCCTCCCTTTTGCTGTCCAAAGGGCTGTCGCAGGTGCCGGCGCCTCAGGGAACCCTCGTGTTTTCATACCGCTTCACAAGGGCGCCGACGGATTTATGTCCCGGGAGCAGTTCCTGAAGTTTTATTGGCCCACCCTGCAGAAGCTCATGGTGGCGCTTATAGAGAAAGACCTCACACCGTGTCCGTTCATAGAGGGTGATTACACGTCCCGCCTCGACATCATCAGAGACATACCGGCCGGCAAAGCGATGTACACCTTCGAGGCAACAGACATCTTCCAGGCAAAGAAGATCCTTGGCGACAGGGTGTGCATCAGAGGAAATGTGCCCGGGTCACTTCTTGCCACAAGCACGCCGGACCATGTGAAGAATTACTGCAGAAAACTGATGCAGACTCTTGGGAGTGATGGCGGCTTCATACTGGACACTGCCACGAGTCTCGACGACGCAAAGCCCGAAAACGTGCGCGCGATGTTTGAGGCGGCAGGCGTGTACGACACGGCCAAGTAGGCTCAGCGCTTATCCCGCTCGAGCACACTTTCGGTGCCGGTCACGCCGCATTCACAGGGATCTCTCTGCAGAGTGCGTGTGGCCACTGAAACGGACGTGATCTTCCACCCTTCGCTCAGCCGCTGCTGCAGCTCGCAGGGATATTCCTGATAAACGTTGTCGCACATATCATTGCAATCAATAGCATTAACCATCATGTATCTTTGCGCAACCGAACGCTCCGCACAGAAGACCTTCGTGAACTCTTTCCCTTTCGACGGCAACGGCTTCTCTTCGGTGGGCTGCTGAACGGGCTGCTGCGCCTGCTCACCTGTGCCTTCGTAGGGAGCCTGGGCCCTTGCAGATGCGAGTAAGACAAGTCCAACGAAAATCCCGAGAAAGGTGCGCGTGACAGTAGCATGCATCGTGCTTCCTCCTCCAGTTGAGGCTTCAGTATACTTATGACATACTCTTCTGCCCGTGGCAATCAGAAACGAAGGCAGTCCTCACCTGTTTTCAATCTCCTTGACAAGGGAAAGGGGCCTCCGTAGATTCTTGTGGGGCACGGAAACCCTGGGGAGAGGACTGAGAGGGTATTCAGCATGCCGATCGAGGAGATCACTATGAGAGCCCTGGCCGCACTGGTCGGGATCGTCATTATTGCCGTCATCCTGTGGGATGCGTTGGAGACAATTATTGTTCCGCGCAGGGTGACCAGGCGCTTCCGTCTGACACGCCTATTTTACCACCATACCTGGCTGCCCGCATCCAGACTCCTCTATGCAGTAATGTCAGAGACGAGAGCTGAGAATCTACTCAGTTTTTATGGTCCCATATCTATCCTCTTTCTTCTGTTTATCTGGGCTGCAGGACTCGTGTTGGGTTTCGGGCTCCTCCAGTACGCAGCGGGTTCGGCCACTCACAGTTCGTTGGGAATTCCGGGCCTTGCAGATGATCTCTATTTCAGCGGCAGCACCTTTTTTACCCTCGGCCTCGGCGACATTTATCCGACAAGCACCCCGGCGCGCGTCCTCACGGTGCTGGAGACCGGGATGGGGCTAGGCTTCCTTGCACTGATCATCAGCTATCTGCCCGCACTCAACCAATCTTTTTCCCGCCGTGAAACGAACATTTCGATGCTTGACGAGCGGGCAGGCTCGCCTGCCTCAGCCTCAGAGATGCTGAGAAGGAACGTGGCGCAGGGCAACACAGATGAACTTCAGCGACTACTCGCCGAATGGGAACAGTGGTCGGCAGAGCTGCTGGAAAGTCACCTCTCCTATCCTTTTCTCGCTTACTTCCGGTCACACCATGAAAATCAATCCTGGCTGGGGGCTCTGACGACAATCCTT
It encodes:
- a CDS encoding uroporphyrinogen decarboxylase family protein, whose amino-acid sequence is MGDTNAGAFAAREKRVRDAVELKISDRIPIIVRYGFFPARYAGITMQEFMYDAEKLWDSQWKTIADFPSDMVQNPYPARLLGPLLDILDSNQVKWPGGTLPSDISFQFVEEEYVKAEEYPALLSDPSDFIVRRYWPRIFGALKGLENLTPLHGMLSYSSLVADTAAFGMAEVANALDALKKAGEQSRNVAAYGRKFTQRAKELGFPIEMGASTQAPFDTIGDFFRGTKGIMLDMYRRPDMVLKACETFLPFAVQRAVAGAGASGNPRVFIPLHKGADGFMSREQFLKFYWPTLQKLMVALIEKDLTPCPFIEGDYTSRLDIIRDIPAGKAMYTFEATDIFQAKKILGDRVCIRGNVPGSLLATSTPDHVKNYCRKLMQTLGSDGGFILDTATSLDDAKPENVRAMFEAAGVYDTAK
- a CDS encoding potassium channel family protein, coding for MPIEEITMRALAALVGIVIIAVILWDALETIIVPRRVTRRFRLTRLFYHHTWLPASRLLYAVMSETRAENLLSFYGPISILFLLFIWAAGLVLGFGLLQYAAGSATHSSLGIPGLADDLYFSGSTFFTLGLGDIYPTSTPARVLTVLETGMGLGFLALIISYLPALNQSFSRRETNISMLDERAGSPASASEMLRRNVAQGNTDELQRLLAEWEQWSAELLESHLSYPFLAYFRSHHENQSWLGALTTILDTSALMYNVVEGGLQRQAWMTFAIARHAVVDLAIVFGISPARDWAERLSPGDMAKLHAILGASGLKLREDSATEEQFAQFRRMYDPYAVALAKYFCLDLPPWVGEEERSDNWESSALGRDAPDKPGHGGRHF